Within Sorangiineae bacterium MSr11367, the genomic segment GCGTGGCGATGAGTGAATTGCCCCCGAGCCGGAAAAAGTTCGCATCGGCGGCGGGGGCATCGCACTTCAAGAGCGCCTGCCACATCGCGGCCAGCTCCTGCTCCGTTTTGCCAAGAGGCCGTGCCGGCGCGGCGGCCGCTTCGTTCGATGCCGCGAGATCCCATTCCACGCGGGTACCGGTGAGCCGGAGCTGGCCCGCGGCCCTCGATAGCACCGACGTATCGGACTCCGGATCGAGGCCATGGCGCATCGACGGCACCACGACGCGGTCGTGTGCCGGTGTGACCAGGCTGCTCAAGGTCTGCCCCGGACCCACCTCGAGGAACGCATGCGGGGCACGCGAGGACAGCGCCGCGAGGCCGTCGGCGAACCGCACCGGCCGGCAAAGGTGCTTGGCCCAATAGCTGGGATCGGTGGCCTCCGCGGCGGTGATGAGCGCGCCGGTGACGTTCGACACGTAGGGGATCTGCGGTGCGCGAAGGGTGAAACCTCGAGCCAGCTGCGTCACGCGCTCGGCAATCGGATCCATCATCTTGGAGTGGAACGCATGCGTCGATTGCACGCGCCGGAAGGCCACACCCCGTTCGCGAAGGTGCCGCTCGAACGCGGTCACCTCGTCGGGGGGGCCGCCGATGACGCAAAACTCCGGACCGTTCACCGCGCACAGCGACAGATGCTCGCCGAGGAGAGGTGCGATTTCGCGTTCGGGCAGCGTCACCGCGAGCATCGCCCCCGCAGGGAGCGTCTCGATCAGCTGCGCGCGGCGGGCGACCAGGGTGAGCGAATCTTCGATCGAGAGCACGCCGGCCAAGCACGCGGCGACGTACTCGCCGAGGCTGTAGCCAATCATCGTCTGCGGGTGCACGCCCCACGCCTGCCATTGCTTGGCGAGCGCATACTCGATGACGAAAAGGGCCGGTTGCGCATGGCGCGTTCGGTTGAGCCGGCTCTCGTTCGGCGTGGCCGTGCGGCCATCGCGGCCGAGCATTCTGCGCAAGTCGAGCTTTTCCGCGGGAGGCGCCGCCGGAGCCGACGCGTCCTCCGGGTGCATGACCGTGCGAATGTCCAGGCCGAGCTCGGGCTGGAGCAGCGCCGCGCAACGGTCCACCTGCTCGCGAAAGACGGGCAGCGTGCGATAGAGCTCGAGCCCCATACCGACGTAGTGGTCGCCCAGCCCGGGGAACATGAACGAAAGGGAGGCCGCCGTCGTTTGGGCCTGGTTCGCACGAGTTTTCGAGTGGATCGTTTCGGATGTCGTCGTCATGCTGTTTCTCTTTCCTCGTGCCCCATCGAAAGGGTGTGGGCTTGCGCGTCGACGCGAGCCACGACGCGGAGCACCTCGTCGTCGGTCATGATGTGATCTTGCGATTTGGCGGCCTTTAGAATTTCGCCCACCAGAAATTCGGAAGCAGGAATTCCGCGCTGGCGCAGCCAATGAACGACATTGGATGCGCCACTCATGAATCCAATGCAAATCTCCTGGGCGAGCCCGAACGAGCCAGCCGGAACCCCGCTGTAAATGCGGTCGGCCAGCCACGAATCCCCGCGGGACATGGCCTTGATGATCGCGGCGGCGTGAACCCCCGTCGCCGTGCGGAATGCGTCGCGCCCCACCAGTGGATAGCTAGGCGGAATGATCCACCCGATGGCCGAGGCCACGGTCTCTACGTAGTCGACCAATTGGGCCACGTCCCGGTCGAGCAGGCCGAGCAGCTTCATGTTCATCAGCAAAAGCTCCATCGGCACATTTCCTGCGCGCTCGCCCACGCCGAGCGCGGTGGCGTGAATGCGGTCGGCGCCGCACTCGATGGCCCGAATGGCATTTTCCAAGGCCAGACCACGATCGTTGTGGCCGTGCCAATCGATGCCCACGTGCGTGGCTCCCATTTCGGAAAGTAGCGCGCGGGTGAATCGAAGCAGATTCCTCACGCCGTCGGGGGTCGAGTGACCCACGGTGTCCGCGAGGCAGATGCGGGAGGCGCCGTGGTCGATGGCCGCGCGAAACAACGTCGTCAGCGTCTCGGGGCGCGACCGTGTCGTATCCTCGGTCACGTACGCCACGGGAAGGCCCGCCGCGACGGCCGCGTCGATGGCCTCGACGCTGCGTTTGGCAATCAGCGCGACGTCCCAATCTTCCGCGTATTGTCGAATGGGGCTCGAGCCGATGAAGGCGTAAACCTCCACGGGAATGCCTGCGCGCTGCGAAAGCTCGATCATCGGCGTGATGTCGCCGACCACCGTGCGGCCCGCGCAGGCAACCTTGATGGGCAATCGGCAGTGGGCCACTTCTTGGCATATGCGCAGGCAATCGTCGAATGCGCGCGGCGAGCTTGCCGGTAATCCGATATCGGCTTCGTCGACGCCGATATCGTTCATCGCATGGAGAATCTTCAGCTTCTCCTCGATGCTCGGCGACGTCACCGATGGGTTTTGCATCCCGTCCCGGAGCGTTTCGTCGAAGATCGACAGCCCCGCCGGAGCGCGCCGGTCCTTCGTCTCCAGCTCGTTCCAATCGAAAATGAGACGTGACTGCTTCATGGGAATCCTCGCCAGGTGAGCGGGTCAGTGGTGCGGGAAACGCGGTGGTTGGTCCAACCCGTCCAGCATGAATGCGATGGCGCGTTCGAGATCGCGCAGGATTCCCGTGATGACGTCATCGCGGAAGTAGCGGCGATAGTAGTGGAGCACGATCACGAGCTGCTGGCCCGGGAACACCTCCACGCGGAGCGGAAAATCGAGCTGGATGGCCGCGATTCGAGCCAGCATCTCGGTCGTCGGCGAGGGACGCAGATCCATCTCGGCGACCATGGCGGCGAAACCCGGAATGTTCTCGATGGCAATGTAGCTCTGGAACAGGCGTGCCTCTTCTTTGGGAAGCTCACTCCACTGTTTCGTATCGGAGAGGCAGGTGTGCTCATAGCGTCGGAGCTCGAGAAAATCTTCCTGCGCGGTGTGCAGCCAATCGCGCAACGTCTCGAATCGTGCGGCCGACGGCGGGCGGATCGCGAGGACGTTGTTGAACAAGCCGACCATGTCTTCGACCCCGGAGATTTCCGCGGAGCGGGCCGAAACGATGGCGCCGTAAAGGACGTCTTGCGTCTTCGTGTAGTGGGCCAGCAAAAGGGACCAGGCGCCGTGGATGAACGTACTGAGCGTGAGCCTCTCCTCGCGCGACAGGGCGTCGAGACGTTCGGTGATGGCACGGCCGAACACCACATGCTGCCGCGAGAAGGCCGGTTCGGGCTCGGTCCCGGGTTCGACGCCGCCGATCGATTCGACGAGGGGTGTCGGGCGGACGATACCCGAAAGCTTGCTTCGCCAAAAGGCCTCCGTTGCGCGCGCATCGTGCGCGCGTACCCGCTCGATGTGCGCGCGCGGGGGAGGGGGATTCTCCAGCACCGGCACCGCGCTGCCGGTGGAATACGCGTGGTAGAAGGCCATGAGCTCGCGGAAGACGACCACCGTGCTCCAGCCGTCGCGCTGGAGATAATTGAAGGCGAAGACGCACCAGTGGTGCTCGTCGTCGGTGCGGAAGACGGCGGCGCGCATCTGCGGGCATTCGTCCAGGGCGAAGCCGCGCGCGCGCGTCGCCTGAATGTAGCTGCGGAGGCTGGATTCGAGCTCGCCCTCGGGGATCTGGCGCCAATCGTGCGCCTCCATCTCGAGCCGCGCCTGCTCGTGGACGACCTGTACGTACCGTCCGGAGTGCGACTTGGAGAACGACGTGCGCAGTCCAGGATGGCGATCGATGACCGATTGCCACGCGCGCCCCAGCGCGGGAACGTCGAGCGTTCCGCGCATCGGGAAGATGGTGAAGAGTACGTAGAGACCCACCTGGGGATGGTTCACGAGCTGGTCGATCATGTACGCCTGCATGGGCGCGACGGGGTAGACATCGACCGCGTCGGTGGTGTCCGGCAGGTCGACGCTCTCCGCGAGATCTTTTGGCGCCCTGCGCGACTCGGGCACGGGGATCGACTTGGGCGGCTCCGCGTCGAGGTCGGCATTCAGCACGGCCGCGAGTTCGGTGATGGTTTGGTTCCGAAAAAGTTGCTCCACCGTGAGGTTCAAGCCGTGTTTGCGCGCCCGAGCGATCGCCTGGATGCTGTGAATGGAGTCGCCTCCCAGGGCGAAGAAGTTGTTGTTCATGCCCACGGACTCCAGCCCCAGGACCTCGGCCCAGATGCCCGCCAGCGTTTCCTCCACCTTGGTGCGGGGCGCGACGTAGGGAACTTCGATCTCGGAGAGCGTCGGGGCCGGGGCCGGCAGCACGGCACGATGGACCTTTCCGTGGGCGCCTATGGGAATGGCGTCCAGCAGAACGAAGGCCGACGGGATCATGAAGTCGGGCAAGCCCTGTTTGAGGGCTTGGCGCCACACGGGGACCAACGCCGCCGAGAGCCGCTGGCGAAGGGGCTGCGTCGACAGCTCCTCGCCCGGCCGCCGCGTCTCCGCCGCGTTCGTGCGGGTCGTTCGGGGCTCGTCCGGCCGAAGGAATCGCGCGTCGAAGAAGCCCGGCGCCTCGTCGCACGGCGTGACGTCGACGTCGTAGCCCAACTCGTCACCGAGCGCGAAGACCGACTCGGGGGCCACGCCGGTGTGCCCCGGGCCGTCCTCCGCGAGCGCCTTGCGCAGCTGTCCCGCCGTGGTGCCCTCGCTGGCATCCGCGACGAGCTCCAGGGCGCGTACTTCGCGCACGAGGCGAGCGTCCCGCAGATGGCGCAGCACGAGCTCGGACGGGCGCTCCGACGTGAGGTGGCGGCGCACGTCCTCCAAGGTCGGCACGGTGTCCGGCGCGGCGTCCTTTTGCCAGGCCAGCGGATCGGCGCCGGCGGGGGCGTGGCGCAGGATGACGTCGTAACGGAACTGGTTCAACTCGTTCTGGTAGCGCCCGCGCTTGGACAGGATGCGCTCGCACACCAGCGGGCCGTCCGCGTTCGAGGTCCGGAAGAACGCCGGATGGATCACGAGCTCGTTCTCCGTCAACATCGCGTGCCGAACGCGGCGTCGCAGCTGGTCGCATGGCCGCTTTGCCGGAGCCTTGGTGAGCTCGAGCGACGTGTGGAACAGCTCGAGAAGCGGTAGGCTGCGCACGTCGCCGATGAAGATCGCGCCGCCCGGTCGGAGCAGGCGCTGGGCGCGTTCCAGCACGCCGGAGAGGTACTGGAGGCTCGGGAAATACTGAACGACGGAGTTCAGCACGATGACATCGTAGGCGCCCGGCGGCCCATCGAGCTCGATGGCCTCCTTCTGCTCGAGCGCTACGTGCGACAGCCCGCGGGCCGAGACCTCCTGGCGGA encodes:
- a CDS encoding FkbM family methyltransferase produces the protein MTTTSETIHSKTRANQAQTTAASLSFMFPGLGDHYVGMGLELYRTLPVFREQVDRCAALLQPELGLDIRTVMHPEDASAPAAPPAEKLDLRRMLGRDGRTATPNESRLNRTRHAQPALFVIEYALAKQWQAWGVHPQTMIGYSLGEYVAACLAGVLSIEDSLTLVARRAQLIETLPAGAMLAVTLPEREIAPLLGEHLSLCAVNGPEFCVIGGPPDEVTAFERHLRERGVAFRRVQSTHAFHSKMMDPIAERVTQLARGFTLRAPQIPYVSNVTGALITAAEATDPSYWAKHLCRPVRFADGLAALSSRAPHAFLEVGPGQTLSSLVTPAHDRVVVPSMRHGLDPESDTSVLSRAAGQLRLTGTRVEWDLAASNEAAAAPARPLGKTEQELAAMWQALLKCDAPAADANFFRLGGNSLIATRLIDRVARSLRVKLPLRRVYESPTLEAMASVLDELRPGGSRPKSAPAKPVTPPKPQAAQKPLFRLPNGISVAHQNEAETKHFYDDIFAHRSYVKHGIVIPDGGCVLDVGGNIGLFTVFAHTEAKNVRIFTFEPAPPLFEIIQRNVGLHGIRATVLNVGLSNAERQAPFTFYPHSAGMSSFHPDEAEERHNLKTIIENQRRGGDEHAGQMDPYAEELLDVRFEAVHFTAKLRRLSDVIREQKIERIDLMKVDVQKCELEVIEGIDDADWPKFSQIVLEAHDVDGRVQALTDVFERHGFSVIAQQDELYVGTNIFNIYAIRKGQ
- a CDS encoding LeuA family protein, translating into MKQSRLIFDWNELETKDRRAPAGLSIFDETLRDGMQNPSVTSPSIEEKLKILHAMNDIGVDEADIGLPASSPRAFDDCLRICQEVAHCRLPIKVACAGRTVVGDITPMIELSQRAGIPVEVYAFIGSSPIRQYAEDWDVALIAKRSVEAIDAAVAAGLPVAYVTEDTTRSRPETLTTLFRAAIDHGASRICLADTVGHSTPDGVRNLLRFTRALLSEMGATHVGIDWHGHNDRGLALENAIRAIECGADRIHATALGVGERAGNVPMELLLMNMKLLGLLDRDVAQLVDYVETVASAIGWIIPPSYPLVGRDAFRTATGVHAAAIIKAMSRGDSWLADRIYSGVPAGSFGLAQEICIGFMSGASNVVHWLRQRGIPASEFLVGEILKAAKSQDHIMTDDEVLRVVARVDAQAHTLSMGHEERETA